A window of the Rhineura floridana isolate rRhiFlo1 chromosome 13, rRhiFlo1.hap2, whole genome shotgun sequence genome harbors these coding sequences:
- the RNF166 gene encoding E3 ubiquitin-protein ligase RNF166 isoform X1, protein MAAAMFRSLLVSAGGSREAPTAATASPSPAPPPPHPPEAGAALEAQFSCPICLEVYQRPVRIAPCRHTFCGECLQPCLQVPSPLCPLCRMPFDPKKVEKASSMEKQLSSFKAPCRGCNKKVTLAKMRSHITSCAKVQEQMANCPKFVPVVPTSQPIPSNIPNRSTFVCPYCGARNLDQQELVKHCMENHRNDPNKVVCPVCSAMPWGDPSYKSANFLQHLLHRHKFSYDTFVDYNIDEEAALQAALALSLSEN, encoded by the exons ATGGCCGCCGCGATGTTCCGGAGCCTGCTGGTGTCCGCGGGCGGGTCCCGCGAGGCGCCCACTGCCGCCACCGCCTCGCCCTCGCCCGCCCCGCCGCCTCCTCACCCGCCCGAGGCCGGCGCCGCGCTGGAGGCTCAGTTCAGCTGCCCCATTTGCCTGGAGGTCTACCAGCGCCCCGTCCGCATCGCCCCCTGCAGGCACAC ATTCTGCGGGGAATGTCTGCAGCCGTGCCTCCAAGTGCCATCTCCCCTCTGCCCGCTCTGCCGCATGCCCTTTGACCCCAAAAAGGTGGAGAAGGCCTCCAGCATGGAGAAGCAGCTCTCCTCCTTCAAGGCTCCTTGCCGGGGCTGCAACAAAAAG GTGACCCTTGCAAAGATGAGGTCCCACATCACATCCTGTGCTAAAGTTCAGGAACAGATGGCCAACTGTCCAAAGTTTGTTCCCGTTGTTCCAACTTCCCAGCCCATTCCCAG CAATATCCCCAATCGGTCGACATTTGTGTGCCCCTATTGCGGAGCGAGGAACCTGGACCAGCAAGAGCTTGTGAAACATTGCATGGAAAACCACCGCAATGACCCCAACAAAGTG GTATGCCCAGTCTGTTCCGCCATGCCTTGGGGTGACCCCAGCTATAAGAGCGCCAACTTCCTCCAACATCTCCTGCACAGGCACAAGTTTTCCTACGACACCTTTGTG GACTACAACATAGATGAAGAAGCCGCACTACAAGCTGCTCTGGCGCTCTCCCTCTCTGAGAACTGA
- the RNF166 gene encoding E3 ubiquitin-protein ligase RNF166 isoform X3, which produces MAAAMFRSLLVSAGGSREAPTAATASPSPAPPPPHPPEAGAALEAQFSCPICLEVYQRPVRIAPCRHTFCGECLQPCLQVPSPLCPLCRMPFDPKKVEKASSMEKQLSSFKAPCRGCNKKVTLAKMRSHITSCAKVQEQMANCPKFVPVVPTSQPIPSNIPNRSTFVCPYCGARNLDQQELVKHCMENHRNDPNKVDYNIDEEAALQAALALSLSEN; this is translated from the exons ATGGCCGCCGCGATGTTCCGGAGCCTGCTGGTGTCCGCGGGCGGGTCCCGCGAGGCGCCCACTGCCGCCACCGCCTCGCCCTCGCCCGCCCCGCCGCCTCCTCACCCGCCCGAGGCCGGCGCCGCGCTGGAGGCTCAGTTCAGCTGCCCCATTTGCCTGGAGGTCTACCAGCGCCCCGTCCGCATCGCCCCCTGCAGGCACAC ATTCTGCGGGGAATGTCTGCAGCCGTGCCTCCAAGTGCCATCTCCCCTCTGCCCGCTCTGCCGCATGCCCTTTGACCCCAAAAAGGTGGAGAAGGCCTCCAGCATGGAGAAGCAGCTCTCCTCCTTCAAGGCTCCTTGCCGGGGCTGCAACAAAAAG GTGACCCTTGCAAAGATGAGGTCCCACATCACATCCTGTGCTAAAGTTCAGGAACAGATGGCCAACTGTCCAAAGTTTGTTCCCGTTGTTCCAACTTCCCAGCCCATTCCCAG CAATATCCCCAATCGGTCGACATTTGTGTGCCCCTATTGCGGAGCGAGGAACCTGGACCAGCAAGAGCTTGTGAAACATTGCATGGAAAACCACCGCAATGACCCCAACAAAGTG GACTACAACATAGATGAAGAAGCCGCACTACAAGCTGCTCTGGCGCTCTCCCTCTCTGAGAACTGA
- the RNF166 gene encoding E3 ubiquitin-protein ligase RNF166 isoform X2, whose amino-acid sequence MAAAMFRSLLVSAGGSREAPTAATASPSPAPPPPHPPEAGAALEAQFSCPICLEVYQRPVRIAPCRHTFCGECLQPCLQVPSPLCPLCRMPFDPKKVEKASSMEKQLSSFKAPCRGCNKKVTLAKMRSHITSCAKVQEQMANCPKFVPVVPTSQPIPSNIPNRSTFVCPYCGARNLDQQELVKHCMENHRNDPNKVVCPVCSAMPWGDPSYKSANFLQHLLHRHKFSYDTFVGTLVFWSGGF is encoded by the exons ATGGCCGCCGCGATGTTCCGGAGCCTGCTGGTGTCCGCGGGCGGGTCCCGCGAGGCGCCCACTGCCGCCACCGCCTCGCCCTCGCCCGCCCCGCCGCCTCCTCACCCGCCCGAGGCCGGCGCCGCGCTGGAGGCTCAGTTCAGCTGCCCCATTTGCCTGGAGGTCTACCAGCGCCCCGTCCGCATCGCCCCCTGCAGGCACAC ATTCTGCGGGGAATGTCTGCAGCCGTGCCTCCAAGTGCCATCTCCCCTCTGCCCGCTCTGCCGCATGCCCTTTGACCCCAAAAAGGTGGAGAAGGCCTCCAGCATGGAGAAGCAGCTCTCCTCCTTCAAGGCTCCTTGCCGGGGCTGCAACAAAAAG GTGACCCTTGCAAAGATGAGGTCCCACATCACATCCTGTGCTAAAGTTCAGGAACAGATGGCCAACTGTCCAAAGTTTGTTCCCGTTGTTCCAACTTCCCAGCCCATTCCCAG CAATATCCCCAATCGGTCGACATTTGTGTGCCCCTATTGCGGAGCGAGGAACCTGGACCAGCAAGAGCTTGTGAAACATTGCATGGAAAACCACCGCAATGACCCCAACAAAGTG GTATGCCCAGTCTGTTCCGCCATGCCTTGGGGTGACCCCAGCTATAAGAGCGCCAACTTCCTCCAACATCTCCTGCACAGGCACAAGTTTTCCTACGACACCTTTGTG ggaactctggtgtTCTGGTCTGGAGGATTCTAG